The following proteins are encoded in a genomic region of Roseinatronobacter sp. S2:
- a CDS encoding alpha-D-glucose phosphate-specific phosphoglucomutase, producing the protein MTIKTISTTPIDGQKPGTSGLRKKTSVFMASPYLENYVQAIFDGIGGVAGQTLVVGGDGRYFNDRAIDVIVRMAAANGARACIVGQGGLLSTPAASHLIRKRKADGGLILSASHNPGGPDADFGLKYNGPNGGPATESVTEKIFNCTRTITQYSILDAGGVPIDVQGTYDLAGMRVEVIDPISDYADLMETLFDFDAIRNLFSGGFRIRFDAMHAVTGPYAHEILENRLGADAGSVVNGTPSPDFGGGHPDPNPIWAKDLMTAMYGGDAPDFGAASDGDGDRNMIVGRGCYVSPSDSLAVLADLAHLAPGYAGGLAGVARSMPTSGAVDRVAGAKGIACFETPTGWKFFGNLLDAGQVTLCGEESAGTGSSHVREKDGLWAVLLWLNILAQTGKSVATLMADHWARYGRNYYSRHDYEEVDAHAANALIDQLRAALPTLAGQDFAGLRVDHADEFSYDDPVDGSTSTQQGIRIFLTNGARIVLRLSGTGTAGATLRVYLERLETAPDALAQDAQDALADVIAAADQIAGIRRLTGRDAPDVIT; encoded by the coding sequence ATGACGATAAAGACCATTTCGACCACGCCCATCGACGGCCAGAAACCCGGCACATCGGGTTTGCGCAAGAAAACATCTGTGTTCATGGCCAGCCCCTATCTGGAAAACTATGTGCAGGCCATCTTTGACGGGATCGGCGGTGTCGCGGGCCAGACGCTGGTTGTGGGCGGTGACGGGCGGTATTTCAATGACCGCGCGATTGACGTGATCGTGCGCATGGCGGCCGCGAATGGCGCGCGCGCCTGCATCGTGGGTCAGGGCGGGCTGTTGTCCACGCCTGCCGCGTCGCACCTTATCCGCAAACGCAAGGCAGATGGCGGGCTGATCCTGTCGGCCAGCCACAACCCCGGCGGCCCTGATGCGGATTTTGGCCTGAAATACAATGGTCCCAATGGCGGCCCCGCGACCGAATCTGTCACCGAAAAGATATTCAACTGCACCCGGACCATCACGCAATACAGCATCCTTGACGCGGGCGGCGTGCCCATCGACGTTCAGGGGACCTATGATCTGGCAGGCATGCGAGTCGAGGTTATCGACCCGATCAGCGATTATGCCGACCTGATGGAAACCCTGTTCGACTTTGACGCCATTCGCAATCTGTTCAGCGGCGGGTTTCGCATCCGCTTTGATGCGATGCATGCGGTCACCGGCCCCTATGCCCATGAAATTCTTGAAAACCGGCTGGGCGCAGACGCGGGCAGTGTGGTGAATGGCACGCCGTCGCCGGATTTTGGCGGCGGCCATCCCGACCCGAACCCGATCTGGGCCAAAGACCTGATGACGGCCATGTATGGCGGGGACGCCCCCGATTTCGGCGCGGCATCGGACGGGGACGGGGACCGCAACATGATTGTCGGGCGGGGCTGCTATGTCAGCCCGTCCGACTCGCTTGCTGTGCTGGCCGATCTGGCCCATCTGGCACCGGGCTATGCGGGCGGGCTGGCAGGTGTTGCGCGGTCCATGCCCACATCCGGCGCAGTGGACCGCGTGGCCGGTGCCAAGGGCATTGCGTGTTTTGAAACCCCCACAGGCTGGAAATTTTTTGGCAACCTGCTGGATGCAGGCCAGGTCACCCTGTGTGGCGAGGAATCGGCGGGCACCGGATCAAGCCATGTGCGCGAAAAAGACGGGCTTTGGGCCGTGCTGCTATGGCTGAACATTCTGGCACAGACCGGCAAATCTGTCGCCACCCTGATGGCCGATCACTGGGCACGCTACGGGCGCAATTATTATTCCCGCCATGACTATGAAGAAGTAGACGCACATGCCGCGAATGCGCTGATTGACCAGTTGCGCGCCGCACTGCCAACGCTGGCGGGGCAGGATTTCGCAGGCTTGCGCGTCGATCACGCTGATGAATTTTCCTATGATGACCCTGTTGATGGCAGCACGTCCACGCAACAGGGTATCCGCATATTCCTGACCAATGGCGCGCGGATTGTGTTGCGCCTGTCCGGCACCGGCACAGCAGGGGCCACGCTGCGTGTCTATCTGGAACGGCTGGAAACCGCGCCCGATGCGCTGGCGCAAGATGCGCAGGACGCGCTGGCGGATGTAATTGCCGCCGCCGACCAGATTGCCGGCATCCGGCGGCTGACCGGTCGCGATGCGCCGGATGTGATTACCTGA
- a CDS encoding NUDIX hydrolase, with amino-acid sequence MAVIISAMSHHMPAPVTRPIPAVLAVVIRDDQVLLIQRANPPDAGLWGFPGGKLEFGETLLAAAERELFEETGVRAVARRVFTALDAYDRTEGGEIRQHFALIAVQCDWREGEPVAADDALDATWIPIKDMDFALPLSLDVAAVARQAALAGRNVAGSG; translated from the coding sequence GTGGCGGTTATCATTTCCGCCATGTCGCACCATATGCCCGCCCCCGTCACGCGCCCGATTCCTGCCGTTCTGGCCGTCGTGATCCGTGATGATCAGGTGTTGTTGATCCAGCGCGCCAACCCGCCGGATGCGGGGCTGTGGGGGTTTCCCGGTGGCAAGCTGGAATTCGGGGAAACGCTTCTGGCCGCAGCCGAGCGGGAGTTATTTGAAGAAACGGGTGTCAGGGCTGTCGCCCGACGGGTGTTCACCGCGCTGGACGCCTATGACCGCACCGAGGGCGGGGAAATCCGGCAGCATTTTGCCCTGATCGCGGTGCAGTGTGACTGGCGCGAGGGGGAACCCGTTGCCGCAGATGACGCGCTGGATGCGACTTGGATACCGATCAAGGACATGGATTTCGCCCTTCCGCTTAGCCTTGATGTGGCCGCTGTTGCACGGCAGGCCGCCTTGGCGGGCCGGAACGTCGCAGGATCGGGTTGA
- a CDS encoding FAD-dependent oxidoreductase: protein MKTHVKSLVVGGGAVGASIAYHLAKAGWDTMLLERDELTSGSTWHAAGLLPLFNMGYATSHIHDYSVKFYKQLEAETGLNAGFYVVGNLRMAQTQARMDEYMVYASTAESVGIPYEWMTPAQIRERWPLVRTEDLQGAIFHPTDGYINPADVTQAMAKGARQFGAEIVRRVQVDGYRWTGSEWVVSCTRMIEKGGNLVPSDEQFEITAEHVVTATGNHAQRTARLLGIKIPAIPVEHQYIVTEPDPMLVEYRKNHPEHPVLRDADAKWYVREERGGWILGPYERGAPACFEYDVPQSFRADLFPLDLDRIEEEYMSMIHRIPSSETVGLKDDYNGPICYTPDGNPLVGPAPGLRNMWLAEGFSFGITAAGGTGHYLAQMMVQGEAEIDMAALDPKRYGSWVTTEYAARKNEECYEHVFVLHHPDEEREACRPLRTAPCYGRVKAQGAQFGCVNGWERPNYYAPQGFDDHAARSFRRGGWWQYAVDEARAIREGVGMIDATAFTKHLVRGPGATAFLDWFTCNKLPKVGRINLTYALTGNGTVRTEYTIVRLTEHEYYLISTGALTAYDGDFLRKAADDKLAEFGWIDIHDVTTQWGVFAVAGPKSRDLLGKLVKDADPATVLSNKRFPWLSMRNIELGMCPVRAVRVAYTGELGWELHHPVEMQNYLFDQIMAAGEDVGVTLVGARAQNWLRQEKSYRAFGNELGRDATPLEADLPRFVDMTKEFHGKSAMAQTGIRAKCCTLLIDGPTDADPWGREALYEGDTKVGRLTSGGYSVAFGKSIGMGYVRPDLAVEGQKLKLRMFDQLWDAVVTCDSPYDPDNASIRKDG, encoded by the coding sequence ATGAAAACTCATGTCAAATCGCTTGTGGTGGGCGGCGGTGCGGTGGGCGCGTCAATCGCGTATCATCTGGCCAAGGCAGGTTGGGACACGATGCTGCTGGAACGCGATGAATTGACATCAGGGTCCACATGGCATGCGGCGGGGCTGCTGCCCTTGTTCAACATGGGCTATGCGACCAGCCATATCCACGACTACAGCGTAAAATTCTATAAACAGCTGGAGGCAGAGACCGGCCTGAATGCAGGATTCTACGTCGTGGGTAACCTGCGCATGGCACAGACACAGGCGCGCATGGATGAATATATGGTCTATGCCAGCACGGCGGAATCCGTGGGCATTCCGTATGAATGGATGACCCCTGCGCAGATCAGGGAACGCTGGCCGCTGGTGCGCACCGAAGACCTGCAAGGTGCGATCTTTCACCCGACGGACGGCTATATCAACCCCGCCGATGTGACACAGGCCATGGCCAAGGGCGCGCGCCAGTTCGGGGCGGAAATTGTCCGCCGTGTGCAGGTGGATGGCTACCGCTGGACGGGATCGGAATGGGTGGTGTCATGCACCCGCATGATCGAAAAGGGCGGCAATCTTGTCCCGTCTGATGAGCAGTTTGAAATTACCGCCGAACATGTCGTCACCGCGACCGGCAACCATGCACAGCGCACCGCGCGCCTGCTGGGCATTAAAATTCCCGCGATTCCGGTGGAGCACCAGTATATCGTTACCGAACCCGACCCGATGCTGGTGGAATACCGCAAAAACCACCCCGAACACCCCGTTCTGCGCGACGCCGATGCAAAATGGTATGTCCGCGAAGAACGCGGCGGCTGGATTCTTGGCCCTTATGAACGCGGTGCGCCCGCGTGTTTCGAATATGACGTGCCGCAATCTTTCCGCGCGGATCTGTTCCCGCTGGATCTGGACCGGATTGAAGAAGAATACATGTCCATGATCCACCGGATTCCAAGTTCGGAAACCGTGGGGCTGAAGGACGACTATAACGGCCCCATCTGCTACACCCCCGATGGCAACCCGCTGGTCGGCCCCGCGCCTGGCCTGCGCAATATGTGGCTGGCCGAAGGGTTCAGCTTTGGCATTACCGCCGCAGGTGGCACCGGCCATTACCTTGCCCAGATGATGGTGCAGGGCGAGGCTGAAATTGACATGGCCGCCCTTGACCCCAAGCGCTACGGGTCATGGGTGACCACCGAATATGCCGCGCGCAAGAATGAAGAATGCTATGAGCATGTTTTCGTCCTGCACCACCCCGATGAAGAACGCGAAGCCTGCCGCCCGCTGCGCACGGCACCCTGCTACGGGCGCGTAAAGGCGCAAGGCGCGCAATTTGGCTGCGTGAATGGTTGGGAGCGCCCGAATTACTACGCGCCGCAAGGGTTTGACGACCACGCCGCCCGCAGCTTCCGTCGTGGCGGCTGGTGGCAATATGCGGTCGATGAAGCGCGCGCCATCCGCGAAGGGGTGGGCATGATCGACGCCACCGCGTTTACCAAACACCTTGTGCGCGGCCCCGGTGCGACCGCGTTTCTGGACTGGTTTACCTGCAACAAATTGCCAAAGGTGGGCCGCATCAACCTGACTTATGCGCTGACGGGCAATGGCACGGTGCGCACGGAATATACCATCGTGCGGCTGACTGAACATGAATATTACCTGATTTCAACTGGCGCGCTGACCGCCTATGACGGGGATTTCCTGCGTAAGGCGGCGGACGACAAGCTGGCCGAATTTGGTTGGATCGACATTCACGATGTCACGACGCAATGGGGCGTCTTTGCCGTGGCTGGCCCGAAATCGCGCGACCTGCTGGGCAAACTGGTGAAGGATGCCGACCCGGCAACTGTGCTGTCCAACAAGCGATTCCCGTGGTTGTCGATGCGCAATATCGAATTGGGCATGTGCCCGGTGCGCGCGGTGCGCGTGGCCTATACTGGCGAATTGGGCTGGGAATTGCACCACCCCGTCGAGATGCAGAATTACCTGTTCGACCAGATCATGGCGGCGGGCGAGGACGTGGGCGTGACGCTGGTGGGCGCGCGGGCGCAAAACTGGCTGCGGCAGGAGAAAAGCTATCGCGCCTTCGGCAACGAGTTGGGCCGCGATGCCACACCGTTGGAGGCTGATCTGCCGCGCTTTGTTGATATGACCAAGGAGTTCCATGGCAAATCCGCAATGGCGCAAACCGGCATTCGCGCCAAATGCTGCACCCTGCTGATTGACGGGCCGACAGACGCCGACCCATGGGGCCGCGAGGCACTGTATGAAGGCGACACCAAGGTGGGCCGCCTGACATCGGGGGGGTATTCGGTGGCGTTCGGAAAATCCATCGGCATGGGATATGTGCGCCCCGATCTGGCGGTCGAGGGGCAAAAGCTGAAACTACGCATGTTTGACCAGCTTTGGGATGCGGTGGTCACCTGCGACAGCCCCTATGACCCTGACAACGCGTCAATTCGCAAGGATGGCTAG
- the panC gene encoding pantoate--beta-alanine ligase yields the protein MHICRTKAAIRATVRDWRITGAPVVLVPTMGFLHDGHLSLMRIARERAGNDGRVVATIFVNPTQFGPGEDLDSYPRDEARDFDLLRGAGVDAVFAPDAHDVYDPQAQTIVETTELARMLIGKLRPGHFRGVATIVTKLFNIIRPDAAVFGEKDFQQLAVIRTMVRDLDMDIDIIGAPILREHDGLAMSSRNVRLGAEDRAAAPILARALNEAETMAPTGITASRLRSHVRATLEREPRAQVQSVDIRDAASLDSISGPLTRPAVILLAVKFGTVFLIDNRVVHPTKETT from the coding sequence ATGCACATTTGCCGCACCAAAGCTGCAATCCGCGCCACAGTTCGCGACTGGCGCATAACCGGCGCGCCGGTCGTTCTGGTGCCCACGATGGGCTTTTTGCATGACGGGCATCTGTCGCTGATGCGCATTGCCCGCGAACGCGCGGGCAATGACGGGCGGGTGGTCGCCACGATTTTCGTCAACCCCACGCAATTCGGCCCCGGCGAGGATCTGGACAGCTACCCCCGCGATGAAGCGCGCGATTTCGACCTGCTGCGCGGCGCGGGCGTGGATGCAGTATTCGCCCCTGACGCGCACGACGTATACGACCCGCAAGCGCAAACCATTGTGGAAACAACCGAACTGGCGCGTATGTTGATCGGCAAGCTGCGGCCCGGCCATTTCCGCGGTGTGGCCACGATTGTCACCAAATTGTTCAACATCATCCGCCCCGATGCGGCCGTTTTTGGCGAAAAGGATTTCCAGCAACTGGCCGTTATCCGCACCATGGTGCGCGATCTGGACATGGATATCGACATCATTGGCGCCCCCATCTTGCGCGAACACGACGGGCTGGCCATGTCGTCGCGCAATGTCCGGCTGGGTGCGGAAGACCGCGCTGCCGCCCCAATTCTTGCCCGCGCCCTGAACGAAGCGGAAACCATGGCCCCCACGGGCATAACCGCATCGCGGCTGCGGTCGCATGTGCGCGCGACGCTGGAACGCGAACCGCGCGCGCAGGTCCAGTCTGTCGATATTCGTGACGCGGCGTCGCTGGACAGCATTTCCGGCCCCCTGACGCGGCCTGCCGTGATACTGTTGGCCGTCAAATTCGGCACTGTTTTCTTGATAGACAACCGTGTCGTTCACCCCACGAAGGAGACAACATGA
- the panB gene encoding 3-methyl-2-oxobutanoate hydroxymethyltransferase, which translates to MSITAPVRRITVPQLRARKGGDPIVSLTSYHAHTAAIVDKYADFILVGDSLGMVMHGMDSTIGVPLDLMIMHGRAVVRGTKRALIVVDMPFGTYEESPNMAFRNAAQIMKETGCGAVKLEGGARMAETIHFLSERGIPVMAHIGLTPQSSHVMGGFKTQGRDEDTWAAHINDAVAVAEAGAFATVVEGVVEPLARKITAAVGIPTIGIGASAQCDGQILVLEDMLGLNPWVPKFVKKYGDLGPAIEQAVSDYAEEVKSRSFPGEDNVYR; encoded by the coding sequence ATGAGCATCACCGCACCTGTCCGCCGCATAACCGTGCCACAACTTCGCGCAAGAAAGGGCGGCGATCCGATTGTGTCGCTTACATCCTATCATGCGCATACCGCCGCGATTGTCGACAAATACGCCGATTTCATTCTGGTGGGTGACAGCCTTGGCATGGTGATGCACGGCATGGACAGCACCATTGGCGTGCCGCTGGATCTGATGATCATGCATGGACGCGCGGTGGTGCGCGGCACCAAACGCGCGCTGATCGTGGTGGATATGCCCTTTGGCACCTATGAAGAAAGCCCCAACATGGCCTTTCGCAATGCCGCCCAGATCATGAAGGAAACCGGCTGCGGTGCGGTCAAACTGGAAGGGGGCGCGCGCATGGCGGAAACCATCCATTTCCTGAGCGAACGTGGCATTCCTGTGATGGCGCATATCGGCCTGACGCCCCAATCCAGCCATGTCATGGGCGGGTTCAAGACCCAGGGCCGCGATGAAGATACATGGGCCGCCCATATCAATGACGCGGTCGCGGTGGCCGAGGCAGGCGCATTCGCCACGGTGGTCGAAGGCGTGGTTGAACCGCTGGCCCGCAAGATTACCGCCGCCGTGGGTATTCCCACAATCGGCATTGGCGCATCGGCGCAATGTGACGGGCAGATACTGGTGCTGGAAGACATGCTTGGCCTGAACCCGTGGGTGCCCAAATTCGTCAAGAAATACGGCGATCTTGGCCCCGCAATTGAACAGGCCGTGTCCGACTACGCAGAAGAAGTCAAATCCCGCAGCTTCCCCGGTGAAGATAACGTCTACCGCTGA
- a CDS encoding bifunctional helix-turn-helix domain-containing protein/methylated-DNA--[protein]-cysteine S-methyltransferase, whose amino-acid sequence MDDHDEQSPSYHYRVMERAIALIDAPGGRARTLDDLARDMGMSAAHFQRLFSQWVGVSPKRYQQYLTLGHARALMAERFTTLHAAQELGLSGSARLHDLFVRWEAMSPGEYARKGAGLVIRYGWFDSPFGQALAMATPKGLCGLAFAGPDGQDQTLDDMVRRWPLAEYIHDPDAPAPHVAAAFGHRGEGRLHLMGTPFQIKVWEALLHIPPGHVSSYGEIARRVCSNKAARAVGSAVGRNPIGFVIPCHRCLQGNGALGGYHWGLARKRAMLGRESAQLDAAAPAIASKEHISVGLGTKSDVMR is encoded by the coding sequence ATGGATGATCACGACGAACAATCGCCCAGCTATCACTACCGCGTAATGGAACGCGCGATTGCACTGATTGATGCCCCGGGGGGACGGGCGCGCACGCTGGATGATCTGGCGCGCGACATGGGCATGAGTGCCGCGCATTTCCAGCGCCTGTTCAGCCAGTGGGTCGGCGTGTCGCCAAAACGCTATCAGCAATATCTGACACTGGGACATGCCCGCGCGCTGATGGCGGAACGTTTCACCACGCTGCATGCAGCGCAGGAACTGGGCCTGTCGGGGTCCGCGCGGTTGCATGACCTGTTTGTGCGCTGGGAAGCCATGTCGCCGGGCGAATATGCCCGCAAGGGGGCTGGGCTGGTCATCCGCTATGGCTGGTTCGACAGCCCGTTCGGGCAGGCATTGGCCATGGCCACACCAAAGGGGCTTTGCGGTCTGGCCTTCGCAGGCCCCGACGGGCAGGACCAGACCCTTGACGACATGGTGCGGCGCTGGCCGCTGGCCGAATACATCCATGACCCCGACGCCCCTGCCCCGCATGTGGCCGCCGCATTCGGGCATCGCGGCGAAGGGCGGCTGCACCTGATGGGCACACCATTCCAGATAAAGGTGTGGGAGGCCCTGCTGCATATCCCGCCCGGTCATGTCAGCAGCTATGGCGAGATTGCGCGCCGTGTGTGCTCAAACAAGGCGGCGCGCGCGGTGGGCAGTGCGGTGGGGCGCAACCCCATCGGGTTTGTCATTCCCTGCCACCGCTGCCTGCAAGGGAACGGGGCGCTGGGGGGCTATCACTGGGGGCTTGCGCGCAAGCGTGCGATGCTGGGGCGCGAGTCTGCGCAACTGGATGCAGCCGCGCCCGCCATCGCGTCAAAGGAACACATTTCCGTGGGCCTTGGAACTAAATCTGACGTTATGCGTTAA
- a CDS encoding OmpA family protein, protein MRLSASALPLAIAAFALAACAPDPNNPQNRTMTGALTGAAVGGVIGAATGDGGGRRAAAGALIGGTAGALVGQQLDRQAAELRRQLGNNVDIRNTGQELILTLPQDLLFATDSATLRPDLQQDLRIIAQNLVSHPRSDVVVVGHTDNVGAASYNQGLSERRAASVAQVLRSAGVGSNRIQTMGRGLTQPVANNSTAAGRQQNRRVEIFIRPHQPA, encoded by the coding sequence ATGAGACTGTCTGCATCTGCATTACCCTTGGCCATAGCCGCCTTCGCACTGGCTGCCTGCGCCCCTGATCCCAACAACCCGCAAAACCGCACCATGACGGGTGCGCTGACCGGCGCTGCCGTGGGCGGTGTCATCGGGGCCGCAACCGGCGATGGTGGCGGGCGACGTGCGGCTGCGGGTGCGCTGATCGGCGGCACCGCCGGCGCATTGGTCGGCCAGCAACTTGACCGGCAGGCCGCTGAACTGCGCCGCCAGCTTGGCAACAATGTCGACATCCGCAACACCGGACAGGAACTGATCCTGACCCTGCCGCAGGATTTGCTGTTTGCCACCGACAGCGCAACCTTGCGCCCGGACCTGCAACAGGATCTGCGCATCATCGCACAGAACCTGGTCAGCCATCCGCGCAGCGATGTGGTTGTCGTAGGCCATACCGATAACGTCGGTGCCGCATCCTATAATCAGGGGCTGTCCGAACGCCGTGCCGCATCCGTGGCACAAGTTCTGCGCAGCGCGGGCGTTGGCTCCAACCGTATCCAGACCATGGGTCGCGGCCTGACACAGCCTGTGGCGAACAATTCCACCGCTGCCGGACGCCAGCAAAACCGGCGCGTCGAAATCTTTATCCGCCCGCACCAACCGGCATAA
- a CDS encoding FCD domain-containing protein, giving the protein MPFQRIQPEKLSHSVERQIELLLLRGILRPGERLPSERELADKLGVSRPSLREALATLQDRGLLTTRAGAGVYVEELLDSAFSDTLVQLFAGHDEALFDYISFRRDLEGMSAERAARHGSDTDLQIVDTVFKKMEAAHQKRNPTEEAQLDAEFHLSIVEASHNIIMLHMMRAMFNLLHEGVFYNRQVIFRKPAIRNDLLAQHKAINDALQARDAPRARHAAESHLDFIEQVLSDMKRSQKNEEIARLRFEHAQAR; this is encoded by the coding sequence ATGCCCTTTCAACGTATTCAACCCGAAAAGCTGTCACACAGCGTCGAGCGGCAGATCGAATTGCTGCTGTTGCGCGGCATTCTGCGGCCGGGTGAACGCCTGCCATCCGAACGCGAGCTGGCCGACAAGCTTGGTGTGTCGCGCCCGTCCCTGCGCGAGGCGCTTGCCACCTTGCAAGATCGCGGGCTGCTGACCACACGCGCAGGCGCCGGTGTCTATGTCGAGGAATTGCTGGATTCCGCGTTTTCCGACACATTGGTGCAGCTTTTTGCAGGACATGACGAAGCGCTGTTTGACTATATCAGCTTTCGCCGCGATCTGGAGGGGATGTCTGCCGAACGCGCCGCGCGCCATGGGTCGGATACCGACCTGCAAATCGTGGATACAGTGTTCAAGAAGATGGAAGCTGCGCATCAGAAACGAAACCCGACAGAAGAAGCGCAGCTTGACGCCGAATTTCACCTGTCCATTGTCGAGGCATCGCATAACATCATCATGCTGCACATGATGCGCGCGATGTTCAACCTGCTGCATGAAGGGGTGTTCTATAACCGTCAGGTCATCTTTCGCAAACCGGCAATCCGCAACGACCTGCTGGCCCAGCACAAGGCCATCAATGACGCCCTACAGGCCCGCGATGCCCCCCGCGCCAGACATGCAGCCGAAAGCCATCTGGATTTCATCGAACAAGTTCTGAGTGATATGAAACGCAGCCAGAAAAACGAAGAAATCGCCAGATTGCGGTTTGAACACGCGCAAGCACGATAA
- a CDS encoding F0F1 ATP synthase subunit B, which produces MMLRLTVAATVLASPAFAAGEGYPFFSLYNTDLIVLMAFIIFVGILIYFKVPAKITDMLDQRSETIRSELEDARRLREEALELHASFEKKRTEVKEQAARIVEKAKADVQIAADTAKAEIAASITRRLKAAEDQIASAEAAAIRDVRDRATAVSIAAAGDLIAKKMDAARSDALIQNAIQSVNERLH; this is translated from the coding sequence ATGATGCTGCGACTTACAGTAGCCGCCACTGTGCTGGCAAGCCCCGCATTCGCGGCAGGCGAAGGGTATCCGTTCTTTTCGTTGTATAACACCGATCTGATCGTGCTGATGGCGTTCATCATTTTCGTGGGCATCCTGATCTATTTCAAGGTGCCTGCAAAGATTACGGACATGCTGGACCAGCGTTCAGAAACCATCAGATCAGAGTTGGAAGACGCCCGCCGCCTGCGTGAAGAAGCGCTGGAGCTGCATGCGTCATTCGAGAAGAAGCGCACCGAGGTCAAGGAACAGGCCGCGCGGATCGTCGAGAAGGCCAAGGCAGATGTACAGATTGCTGCGGACACCGCCAAAGCCGAAATCGCTGCATCCATTACGCGCCGACTGAAAGCTGCCGAAGATCAGATTGCATCTGCGGAAGCGGCTGCCATTCGTGATGTGCGTGACCGTGCAACTGCCGTGTCTATTGCGGCTGCGGGTGACCTGATTGCAAAGAAGATGGATGCGGCGCGCAGCGATGCGTTGATCCAGAACGCGATTCAGTCTGTCAACGAACGGTTGCACTGA
- a CDS encoding F0F1 ATP synthase subunit B', whose product MADDATSGPGMPQLDLTTFSNQIFWLVVTMVVLYFIMSRVALPRIAAVLADRRGTITSDIAAAEDFKLKAQEAEAAYNQALADARTEANRIVEAAKAEMQAELDVQLAKANAEIAARSAESERHIAEIRDNAMAMVTEVSGDVTKEILTAFDVKADARSVTAAVSARLKGGAA is encoded by the coding sequence ATGGCAGATGATGCCACTTCGGGGCCGGGAATGCCCCAACTGGATCTGACCACCTTCTCGAACCAGATTTTCTGGCTCGTGGTGACTATGGTGGTTCTGTATTTTATCATGTCGCGCGTGGCCCTGCCGCGTATCGCCGCCGTTCTGGCGGACCGTCGCGGCACGATCACCAGTGACATTGCCGCCGCAGAAGATTTCAAGCTGAAGGCCCAAGAGGCCGAGGCCGCGTATAATCAGGCACTTGCCGATGCGCGCACGGAAGCAAACCGTATTGTCGAGGCTGCCAAAGCAGAAATGCAGGCCGAACTTGATGTGCAGCTTGCGAAAGCAAACGCGGAAATCGCCGCACGTTCGGCTGAGTCTGAGCGGCACATTGCGGAAATCCGGGACAATGCCATGGCCATGGTGACGGAAGTTTCCGGGGATGTGACCAAGGAAATTCTGACGGCATTCGACGTGAAGGCGGATGCGCGCAGCGTAACTGCTGCTGTTTCCGCACGATTGAAAGGGGGGGCTGCATGA
- a CDS encoding F0F1 ATP synthase subunit C: MEGDIAEMGKYIGVGLTAIGMGGAAIGVGNIAGNFLSGALRNPSAAAGQTAMLFIGIAFAEALGIFSFLVALLLMFAV; this comes from the coding sequence ATGGAAGGCGATATCGCAGAAATGGGCAAGTACATCGGTGTTGGTCTGACCGCCATCGGTATGGGCGGCGCCGCGATCGGTGTGGGCAACATTGCAGGCAACTTCCTGTCGGGCGCGCTGCGCAACCCGTCGGCGGCTGCTGGCCAGACCGCCATGCTGTTCATCGGCATCGCGTTTGCAGAAGCGCTGGGGATCTTCTCGTTCCTCGTTGCTCTGCTGCTGATGTTCGCTGTCTGA